The following coding sequences are from one Candidatus Zixiibacteriota bacterium window:
- a CDS encoding C10 family peptidase, giving the protein MSESRSYATIRAAGLLLAAAIGAALLASSVPATVATPEEAARVSQNWLTYMVYQQGNWAGEKAPQLLGSEEITFQGMVVGYHFRVAPSGYIVVPVLKELPPIKAYSETDVLNVKNRQGMGGLLREVLYQRIAEYIKVYGSADAAQPATGDVFLDRSHGREWEMFLQSEASLTAELYSGRAGRQVTVGPLLASTWHQTGPYNSMCPVGDAACLDCADPGEDPSPPSSDTAVVGCVATAAAQIMYFWNWPPSGTGSYSYTWDGDQTCGQPAGSTPAQTLSANFSDAYDWGNMRDSYTGGESQAQRDAAAELCYEAAVAAGMDFGVCGSGTSTDTVLTAFPMYFRYSAATIDKENRTDHTADEWFQLLAAEVDAGRPVQYRINSHSIVCDGYRDTPSDQVHMNYGWGGGANTWYAVDNFYCYWIAGEICPWDEEYMIRGIQPDNLPPVAQCADVTVDADDNCQAAAASIDNGSYDPEGYAVTLEQIPAAPYPLGATLVTLRVTDPQGGVATCEATVTVVDVTPPIITCPSDRTFECDDIGDFGWPTATDNCDSDPAITLASRDSVPGGCPQEYRLVLGYKAEDFSGNAAGCSQTITIIDTTSPVVDCYDTLGFVFTSPTEAEVFWDASATDNCSPAPTVTCDPPSGTTFPIGEHTVTCIADDGCANTDTCAFTFRLVPFDLHPTSCPNPIAVKSVVPAAILGTSDFDVLDVDPSSLRARGVAPLRWTYEDVSTPVGDDPNQNCECTRAKGDGRKDLTLKFDHAALVATFAPGELVDGGSVMLQITGLLKDGTPLAGGDCLILRYKPKDTPAESGPVAVTELGAWNSPNPFNPATVIGYQLPEPGHVKITVFNMLGQVVAHLIDQWQEAGQHSVSWSGERAASGVYFYRLEVGEAQLTRKMLLLK; this is encoded by the coding sequence ATGTCGGAATCCAGGTCGTATGCGACCATCCGCGCGGCCGGGTTGCTGCTGGCGGCGGCCATCGGCGCCGCACTGCTGGCGTCCTCGGTGCCGGCCACGGTGGCGACACCGGAGGAAGCGGCCCGGGTCAGCCAGAACTGGCTCACCTACATGGTGTACCAGCAGGGCAACTGGGCGGGCGAAAAAGCGCCGCAACTACTGGGGAGCGAAGAAATCACATTCCAGGGTATGGTGGTAGGCTACCATTTCCGCGTCGCTCCATCCGGGTATATCGTGGTCCCTGTTCTGAAAGAGCTGCCGCCGATCAAGGCGTACTCCGAGACCGACGTACTCAACGTGAAGAATCGGCAGGGGATGGGGGGACTGCTGCGCGAGGTGCTGTACCAGCGCATCGCGGAGTATATCAAAGTGTACGGGAGCGCCGATGCGGCCCAGCCGGCCACCGGCGACGTCTTCTTGGACCGCAGTCACGGACGGGAGTGGGAGATGTTTCTGCAGAGCGAGGCGAGTCTGACCGCCGAACTGTACTCGGGGCGGGCCGGGCGGCAGGTGACGGTCGGTCCGCTGCTGGCCTCGACCTGGCACCAGACCGGACCGTACAACAGCATGTGCCCGGTCGGGGATGCCGCCTGCCTGGACTGCGCCGACCCGGGTGAGGACCCCTCGCCCCCGTCGTCGGACACCGCCGTCGTCGGTTGCGTGGCGACGGCTGCGGCCCAGATCATGTACTTCTGGAACTGGCCGCCCTCGGGCACGGGTTCGTACAGCTATACCTGGGATGGCGATCAGACGTGCGGGCAGCCGGCGGGCAGCACGCCGGCCCAGACGCTGTCGGCCAATTTCTCCGATGCGTACGACTGGGGGAACATGCGCGACAGCTACACGGGGGGGGAGAGCCAGGCCCAGAGAGACGCCGCCGCCGAGCTCTGCTATGAGGCGGCGGTCGCGGCGGGGATGGATTTCGGCGTCTGCGGGTCCGGCACCAGCACCGACACTGTCCTGACCGCCTTCCCCATGTACTTTCGCTACAGTGCGGCCACCATCGACAAGGAGAACCGAACCGATCACACTGCGGACGAGTGGTTCCAGCTGCTGGCCGCGGAGGTGGATGCGGGCCGCCCCGTGCAGTACCGGATCAACAGCCATTCGATTGTCTGTGACGGCTACCGCGATACGCCCTCCGACCAGGTGCACATGAACTACGGCTGGGGCGGGGGCGCCAATACCTGGTACGCGGTCGACAATTTCTACTGCTACTGGATCGCGGGCGAGATCTGCCCGTGGGATGAGGAGTACATGATCAGGGGCATCCAGCCCGACAACCTGCCGCCGGTGGCGCAGTGCGCGGACGTCACGGTCGACGCCGACGACAATTGCCAGGCGGCGGCGGCGTCGATCGACAACGGCTCCTACGACCCCGAGGGGTACGCGGTCACGCTCGAACAGATTCCGGCCGCTCCGTACCCGCTGGGGGCAACCCTGGTCACGCTCCGGGTCACTGACCCCCAGGGCGGCGTGGCGACCTGTGAGGCGACGGTGACGGTGGTGGATGTGACGCCGCCGATTATCACCTGCCCCTCCGACCGGACGTTCGAGTGCGACGATATCGGCGACTTCGGGTGGCCGACAGCGACCGACAATTGCGATTCGGATCCGGCCATCACCCTGGCGTCGCGCGATTCCGTGCCCGGGGGCTGCCCGCAGGAGTACCGGCTGGTGCTCGGATACAAGGCCGAGGATTTCTCGGGCAACGCGGCCGGGTGCAGCCAGACGATTACGATCATCGACACGACCTCGCCGGTAGTGGATTGTTACGACACGCTGGGGTTTGTTTTCACGTCGCCGACGGAAGCGGAGGTGTTCTGGGATGCGAGCGCTACGGATAACTGCAGCCCGGCGCCGACCGTGACGTGCGACCCGCCATCTGGCACGACTTTCCCGATCGGCGAGCACACGGTCACCTGCATCGCGGATGACGGGTGCGCGAACACCGACACCTGCGCGTTCACGTTCCGGCTGGTGCCGTTCGATCTCCACCCGACCTCATGCCCCAACCCGATCGCGGTGAAATCGGTGGTGCCGGCAGCGATCCTCGGCACGTCGGATTTCGATGTTCTCGACGTTGATCCGTCATCGCTGCGGGCAAGGGGGGTGGCGCCGCTGCGCTGGACGTATGAGGATGTGTCGACGCCGGTGGGCGACGACCCCAACCAGAACTGCGAATGCACGCGGGCGAAGGGGGACGGACGGAAGGATCTGACGCTCAAGTTCGACCACGCCGCGCTCGTGGCGACTTTTGCGCCCGGCGAGCTGGTGGACGGCGGCAGCGTCATGCTCCAGATCACCGGTCTCCTGAAGGACGGAACGCCGCTGGCCGGCGGCGACTGCCTGATCCTCCGGTACAAACCGAAAGACACGCCCGCGGAGTCCGGCCCGGTGGCGGTGACCGAGCTGGGGGCGTGGAACAGCCCGAACCCGTTTAACCCGGCGACCGTGATCGGGTACCAATTGCCGGAACCGGGGCATGTGAAGATCACCGTCTTCAACATGCTCGGCCAGGTCGTGGCGCACCTGATCGACCAGTGGCAGGAGGCGGGACAGCACTCGGTCTCCTGGTCCGGCGAGCGCGCCGCCTCAGGTGTCTACTTCTACCGCCTGGAAGTCGGGGAGGCCCAATTGACCAGGAAGATGCTCCTGCTGAAGTAG
- a CDS encoding GNAT family N-acetyltransferase — protein MKAICYHDDDMPEEPVRALTGDSFLASAAFASLWAVRGGRRAVWAAQAGEGIAGVLPGIEFGPAPIKRFMAMPNGLYGRVFAAEGSDPRKTGEVLLEAIAEAGYVKTYLFDFFGCFTSGTGPFAVALQTALLVDIGDPAWEPPDRKLRGEIRKAEREGLAVGRMVWATHGEGFLTLLRGKAHRRGGEARYGADFWQALAHAAQQDERVAWYYASFNNRPVASHIYFVEGDMLIGWQMYYDRKFSPLKANAYLIARACAEARDRGARTLDLGATPEGAGGTEFFKRRWGGREHIYPTLTLRRGIGRWL, from the coding sequence ATGAAAGCGATCTGCTATCATGATGACGACATGCCGGAGGAGCCGGTCAGGGCACTGACCGGCGATTCCTTTCTGGCATCGGCGGCCTTCGCCTCGCTGTGGGCGGTCCGCGGGGGGCGGCGCGCCGTGTGGGCCGCCCAGGCGGGGGAGGGGATCGCCGGGGTTCTCCCCGGCATCGAGTTCGGGCCCGCCCCGATAAAACGATTCATGGCCATGCCCAACGGGCTGTATGGGCGAGTGTTCGCGGCCGAGGGGTCCGACCCGCGCAAGACCGGAGAAGTGCTCCTGGAAGCGATCGCCGAGGCGGGGTATGTCAAAACCTACCTGTTCGACTTCTTCGGCTGTTTCACCTCCGGTACGGGGCCGTTTGCAGTGGCCCTGCAAACGGCGCTGCTGGTCGACATCGGCGATCCCGCCTGGGAACCGCCCGACCGGAAACTCCGGGGCGAAATCCGCAAGGCCGAGCGGGAGGGGCTGGCGGTCGGACGGATGGTCTGGGCGACCCACGGGGAGGGATTCCTGACGCTGCTGCGGGGAAAAGCGCACCGACGCGGCGGGGAGGCCCGCTACGGTGCGGATTTCTGGCAGGCCCTCGCGCACGCCGCGCAGCAGGATGAACGCGTGGCGTGGTACTATGCGAGCTTCAACAACCGGCCGGTGGCGTCGCACATCTACTTCGTCGAGGGCGACATGCTCATCGGGTGGCAGATGTACTACGACCGGAAGTTCTCGCCGCTGAAGGCTAATGCGTACCTGATCGCCCGTGCCTGCGCCGAGGCGCGCGACCGGGGCGCGCGGACGCTCGATCTCGGCGCGACGCCGGAGGGGGCGGGCGGAACCGAGTTCTTCAAGCGGCGCTGGGGCGGACGGGAACACATCTACCCGACGCTCACGCTGCGGCGCGGAATCGGGCGGTGGCTGTGA
- the lnt gene encoding apolipoprotein N-acyltransferase gives MALATRIWRVILPDDVNVRRRRLELTVWAFVLSLAFYPGPWGFLAWVALVRPIMIFARLGGKAAFRSAYLFGFLFNLFSLYWVALVTPPGMITAVAIVALYYAVVLCLFVRLHRWKAAAGYVALPLVWVGMEYFRTLSEFAFPWSDLGYTQAHYLWVLQIVSVIGVHGLSLLIVAVNVLLAQVFRPSLSYERRVGALFGAAATVGLVTAYGWVVLPPHPKPGTFGVALLQGSVPLDVKWSPDSVDENFALYERLTASVADSAVKLFVWPETAAPCYITHAPECQAAVGRIAAESGTPHLVGTLAARMVGGKMRHYNSAVQFDGQGVLTAQYDKVKLVPFSEHVPYQDHLRFLEKDFLRKYLTFIDEGGVQWWSDFYPGDSLRLFAVGDIQYAALICFEVAFPEYVRAMVRRGANFLVEITNDTWFERSVGVHMHSRVFITRAVENRSWGARAANSGLTYIVDDYGRIREGLDLYAVQVLAGKVGLLYNYSVFTRIGDVAGRGSFLLTAGIICIFIALWCRQKLSRFSSRARS, from the coding sequence ATGGCACTGGCCACGCGCATATGGCGGGTGATCCTGCCCGACGACGTCAACGTTCGCCGGCGGCGGCTGGAACTGACGGTGTGGGCGTTTGTCCTCTCGCTGGCGTTCTACCCCGGGCCGTGGGGGTTTCTCGCCTGGGTGGCGCTGGTGCGGCCGATCATGATTTTCGCCCGACTGGGAGGAAAAGCGGCCTTCCGCTCGGCCTACCTGTTCGGGTTCCTGTTCAATCTCTTCTCGCTGTACTGGGTGGCGCTGGTGACGCCGCCGGGGATGATCACGGCAGTGGCCATCGTCGCCCTCTACTACGCCGTCGTGCTGTGCCTGTTTGTTCGGCTGCACCGCTGGAAAGCGGCGGCCGGGTATGTCGCGCTGCCGCTGGTTTGGGTGGGGATGGAATATTTCCGGACGCTGTCGGAGTTCGCCTTTCCCTGGTCGGACCTCGGGTACACGCAGGCGCACTATCTCTGGGTTCTGCAGATCGTGTCGGTGATCGGGGTGCACGGGCTGTCGCTCTTGATCGTGGCCGTGAATGTGCTCCTCGCGCAGGTGTTCCGGCCGTCGCTCTCCTACGAGCGCCGGGTCGGGGCGCTCTTCGGCGCGGCGGCGACCGTGGGTCTGGTCACGGCCTACGGGTGGGTCGTGCTGCCGCCCCATCCGAAGCCGGGGACGTTCGGGGTGGCGCTCCTGCAGGGGTCGGTGCCGCTCGATGTCAAGTGGTCGCCGGACTCCGTGGATGAGAACTTCGCCCTCTACGAGCGGCTGACGGCGAGCGTCGCCGACAGCGCGGTCAAGCTGTTTGTCTGGCCCGAGACCGCGGCGCCCTGCTATATCACGCACGCCCCGGAGTGCCAGGCGGCCGTGGGGCGGATCGCCGCAGAGTCGGGGACCCCCCATCTGGTGGGAACGCTCGCGGCGCGCATGGTGGGGGGAAAAATGCGGCACTACAACTCGGCCGTGCAGTTTGACGGCCAGGGCGTCCTCACTGCGCAGTACGACAAAGTCAAACTCGTGCCGTTCTCCGAACACGTACCCTACCAGGACCACCTGCGGTTTCTGGAGAAGGATTTCCTGCGCAAGTACCTCACGTTCATCGACGAGGGAGGAGTGCAGTGGTGGTCCGATTTCTACCCGGGCGATTCGCTCAGGCTCTTCGCGGTGGGCGACATCCAGTACGCGGCGCTGATCTGTTTCGAGGTCGCCTTTCCCGAGTACGTGCGCGCCATGGTGCGCCGGGGGGCGAATTTCCTGGTCGAAATCACGAATGACACCTGGTTCGAGCGCTCGGTGGGAGTGCACATGCACTCGCGGGTGTTTATCACCCGCGCGGTGGAGAACCGCTCCTGGGGAGCGCGCGCGGCCAACAGCGGGCTGACGTATATCGTGGACGACTACGGGCGGATCCGGGAGGGCCTCGATCTCTACGCCGTGCAGGTGCTGGCGGGGAAAGTCGGCCTCCTGTACAATTACTCGGTGTTCACGAGAATCGGCGATGTCGCGGGGCGGGGGTCATTCTTGCTTACGGCGGGGATCATCTGTATATTCATCGCACTATGGTGCCGGCAAAAACTCTCGCGGTTTTCCTCGCGGGCGCGGTCCTGA